The following nucleotide sequence is from uncultured Draconibacterium sp..
TTAGTGAATATGCTAAAAAGGCCAAGATCATTCATATTGAGATTGATCCGGCAGAAATTGATAAGATCATAAAAACAGACGTGAGCGTTTTGGGTGATGCAAAAAAAGCCTTAAAAATGCTTATCGACAATGTAAATCCTAATAATCACGAAAACTGGCATAACGAATTTAAAAAATGCGATGCCATTGAAAACGAAAAGGTTATCCAGAAAGACCTTTACCCAACAAAACCGGGATTAACAATGGGTGAAGCCGTTAGAATAGTGTCAGAAAAAACAAATAATGAGGCTGTTCTTGTTACCGATGTTGGTCAGCACCAAATGATTGCACAACGTTATTTTGGATTCAAAAAATCAAGAAGTAATGTAACCTCTGGAGGTTTGGGAACAATGGGATTTTGCTTACCGGCAGCAATGGGAGCACAACTTGGAGCGCCCGACCGTACTGTTGTAGGTATAGTTGGCGATGGTGGTTTCCAAATGACTATTCAGGAATTGGGAACAATTGCACAAAACAGGTTGCCGGTTAAAATCATGTTGCTGAACAACAACTTCCTTGGAATGGTACGTCAGTGGCAGCAGTTATTCTTCGAGAAGCGCTATTCGTTTACCGAATTGCATAATCCTGATTTCATTACAATTGGTAAAGGATTTGGTATTCCTGGCCACACAGTTGACAAACGCGAGGATCTGGATGCAAGTATCCAAAAAATGCTCGACCATGATGGTCCTTATTTATTGGAGGTAAAAATTGAGAAAGAAGACAATGTGTTCCCAATGGTTCCAACGGGTGCATCAGTTTCCGATGTAATTTTAGAGCCTTAAATTCGGATTTTGAATAACGAAAAAAGTTGAAAAAATGAGAAAAGAATATATCCTTACAGTTTATTCTGAAAACCACATTGGTCTTTTAACCAGGATCACAAACGTTTTCACACGTAGAAAAACAAATATCGACAGTCTTACTGTATCAGAGTCGGCTTTGCAGGGCATTTACAAATTCACAATAGTGGTGCACTGTACCGATGCAATGGCAATAAAACTGGTTAGCCAGATTGAAAAGCAAATTGATGTATTAAAAGCTTTCTATCACACCAATGCTGAAATGATCTTTCAGGAAATTGCGTTGTACAAAGTTCCAATCGAGCCGATTTACGAAAGCGATACCATTGAGACAATCGTTCGTAAAGCAGGTGCCCGTATTCTTGAGATTACCAAAGATTATGTGGTAATTGAAAAGACCGGCCACAAGGAAGATACACAAGCGCTTTTCGAAGAATTAAACCAATTTAAGGTAATGCAGTTTATCCGCTCGGGAAGAGTAGCAATAACGCGCGACCCAATCGAGCGTTTATCCGAATTCCTGAAAGAACGCGATGCGTTTTTAACAAGTTTAGATTAAAAAATCTATAGTCCAAAACTACCTGCCCGTCAGTTTTTCTGACGGGCTTTTTTATTTTCCATAATGCACCCTTTTCGATATACGAATCAGGGATTATCTGAAAATCCGATGAAATTCCATTTTTTGACGACACCAAATAAATTGTTATTTCTGCCTGCCGGCGGCCATACTATTTGGCTTGATCCAAATAGTATGCACAAAGATCAAGGCTCCTTTTGATTTTCCCCTACATTCTCATAAAACCTAAATTCGGACGGGTGATCTCCTCGATTCCTCGGAGCTTCCCGCTCTCACTAAGGTTTTATTTCAATTTCGGGCTAAAACCCAAAGAGGCCGTCCACTAATGTAACGTTAGCTCATCCGAGCATGGCCTCGACCGGTGAGCCGGAAAACAAGCGGTGACGGCGTTAAAAAATTACTGATGTCTGAGGAGGTACGACGAGTTTCAGGAATTTTAGCCGGCATAGCGTAGCTTTTCCGAACAAAGTGGGCGCAGCCTTGGCTTTTCTGTCTACTCTTTGGGCTAAGCCAAAGAGTAGAATCCGCCTGATAAGGCAAAAGAAAGTTTATTTTGCATATGGTATGATTCATTAATCAAATTAGGATCATTATATGTTTTCTTCTCCACCAGAATTTATACGTAATCTAATCATCCTCAATCTTAAATATTTTATTAATGTGCAAGATTATATCATTTGTCATACAAATTCATTAAAAAGAATTATCACCTTTGCAAAAACAGCACAACTACAATGAACCTTATAATCGACAAGATTGATATCTATCAATCTCCCATCAAATTAAAAGAACCTTTTGTTATTTCATTAGGACCAATGTATTACGCCCAAAATGTCATTGTTGTCATCCACACAAACCAAGGTATAACGGGCTTTGGCGAATGTAGTCCGTTTATGACCATTAACGGCGAAAGCATGGAAACATGCTTTATTGTCGGGCAGTATCTGGCCCAGGTTTTAAAAGGTAAAAACCCGGAAGACATTGAGGCATGCAC
It contains:
- the ilvN gene encoding acetolactate synthase small subunit: MRKEYILTVYSENHIGLLTRITNVFTRRKTNIDSLTVSESALQGIYKFTIVVHCTDAMAIKLVSQIEKQIDVLKAFYHTNAEMIFQEIALYKVPIEPIYESDTIETIVRKAGARILEITKDYVVIEKTGHKEDTQALFEELNQFKVMQFIRSGRVAITRDPIERLSEFLKERDAFLTSLD